One part of the Dermacentor andersoni chromosome 2, qqDerAnde1_hic_scaffold, whole genome shotgun sequence genome encodes these proteins:
- the LOC126540318 gene encoding isocitrate dehydrogenase [NADP] cytoplasmic-like produces the protein MEKLKCGPVVEMRGDDMARVVWDLVREKLIVPYVDADLRVFDLSIEHRNQTNDTVTLEATQALRTHNVGVKCATITAEKDVLEKYHLKRMWMSPNAAIRNALGGAVFREPIVCRNIPPLVKQWRKPIIIARHAFGDQYNCKDFVVPGPGTLQINYSPTIGAPYHLDIYDFDDTLGVAAAMCNTDRSITEFAYCCFQFALQRGYPLFLSTKETIMKKYDGRFKGIFEMLYQKKYKSRYMEKGIFFQHRLMDDMVARSLRMEGGFVWACKNYDGDIQSDFIAQGFGSLGLMTSVLICPDNKTTMTEAAHGTVTKHYRRHTAGLETSTNALSSVYTWTKGLAHRGKLDGDAKLIAFARCLERVCLDTVESGFMTKDLASCVKGFGKVDRRDYLNTFEFVDKLAQQLDVRFKELFTEGPQ, from the exons AAGCTCAAGTGCGGGCCCGTGGTCGAGATGCGGGGCGACGACAtggcgcgcgtcgtctgggaccTGGTCCGCGAGAAGCTCATCGTGCCGTACGTGGACGCCGACCTGAGGGTGTTCGACCTGTCGATCGAGCACCGCAACCAGACCAACGACACGGTCACCCTGGAGGCCACCCAGGCGCTGAGGACGCACAACGTGGGCGTCAAGTGCGCCACCATCACGGCCGAGAAGGACGTGCTCGAGAAGTACCACCTGAAGCGCATGTGGATGTCGCCCAAcgccgccatccgcaacgcgctGGGCGGCGCCGTCTTCCGGGAGCCCATCGTGTGCCGCAACATCCCGCCGCTCGTGAAGCAGTGGCGCAAGCCCATCATCATCGCGCGCCACGCGTTCGGCGACCAGTACAACTGCAAGGACTTCGTGGTGCCCGGACCCGGCACGCTCCAGATCAACTACTCGCCCACCATCGGAGCCCCCTACCACCTTGAC ATTTACGACTTCGACGACACGCTGGGAGTGGCGGCCGCCATGTGCAACACGGACCGTTCCATCACCGAGTTCGCGTACTGCTGCTTCCAGTTCGCGCTGCAGCGCGGCTACCCGCTGTTCCTGAGCACCAAGGAGACCATCATGAAGAAGTACGACGGCCGCTTCAAGGGCATATTCGAGATGCTCTACCAGAAGAAGTACAAGAGCCGCTACATGGAGAAGGGCATCTTCTTCCAGCACCGGCTCATGGACGACATGGTGGCGCGCTCACTGCGCATGGAGGGCGGCTTCGTGTGGGCGTGCAAGAACTACGACGGCGACATCCAGTCGGACTTCATCGCGCAGGGCTTCGGCTCGCTGGGGCTCATGACGAGCGTGCTCATCTGCCCCGACAACAAGACGACGATGACCGAGGCTGCGCACGGCACCGTCACTAAGCACTACCGGCGCCACACCGCGGGGCTGGAGACCTCCACCAACGCGCTGTCCTCGGTGTACACCTGGACCAAGGGGCTCGCGCATCGGGGAAAGCTCGACGGCGACGCCAAGCTCATTGCGTTCGCCAGGTGTCTGGAGCGGGTCTGCCTCGACACAGTCGAGTCGGGCTTCATGACCAAGGACCTGGCGTCGTGCGTCAAGGGGTTCGGCAAGGTCGACCGGAGGGACTACCTCAACACCTTCGAATTCGTGGACAAGCTGGCGCAGCAGCTTGACGTTAGGTTCAAGGAGCTCTTCACGGAAGGACCACAGTAG